Proteins from one Phaenicophaeus curvirostris isolate KB17595 chromosome 16, BPBGC_Pcur_1.0, whole genome shotgun sequence genomic window:
- the ATPAF2 gene encoding ATP synthase mitochondrial F1 complex assembly factor 2 — MWRGCRRLLWGFLPRARLPRSPPGPGGSGAGRRGGGRAYAPPAERKRFYQNVSISQGEGGFEINLDHRKLKTPQAKLFTVPSEALAIAVATEWDSQADTIKFYTMHLTTLCNTALDNPTQRNKMQLIRAAVKFLETDTVCYRVEEPAALAELQKNEWDPIVAWAEKRYDVAIGSSTSILGPNIPASTKETFVSHLASYNSWALHGIEYVITQLKSLVLSMALIDRHITVEKAVLLSRLEEEYQIQRWGNVEWAHDYDLCELRARAAAGTLFVHLCSESSTVKHKLLQD, encoded by the exons ATGTGGCGCGGCTGCCGCCGGCTGCTCTGGGGTTTCCTCCCCCGCGCCCGGCTCCCCCGATCGCCTCCCGGCCCTGGTGGcagcggcgcggggcggcggggcgggggccgggcCTACGCCCCGCCcgcag AGAGGAAGCGGTTTTACCAGAACGTGAGCATCTCCCAAGGAGAAG GAGGCTTTGAGATAAACCTGGACCACCGAAAGCTGAAAACGCCCCAGGCCAAGCTCTTCACTGTCCCCAGTGAAGCCTTGGCCATCGCAGTGGCAACAGAGTGGGACTCGCAGGCAGACACCATCAAGTTCTACACCATGCACCTG ACCACACTGTGCAACACAGCGCTGGATAATCCCACGCAGCGAAACAAAATGCAGCTGATCCGTGCGGCTGTGAAGTTCCTGGAGACTGACACTGTCTG CTATCGTGTAGAGGAGCCAGCTGCCTTGGCAGAGCTACAGAAGAATGAATGGGATCCCATTGTTGCCTGGGCTGAAAAAAG GTACGACGTGGCAATTGGCTCCTCGACCAGCATCCTGGGGCCCAACATTCCAGCCAGCACCAAGGAGACCTTCGTCAGCCATTTAGCGTCCTACAACTCGTGGGCCCTGCACG GTATAGAATATGTAATCACCCAGCTGAAATCTCTGGTTCTGTCCATGGCTCTGATTGACAGGCACATTACAGTAGAGAAAGCCGTGCTTCTGTCTCGCCTGGAGGAAGAATACCAG ATTCAGCGGTGGGGCAATGTGGAGTGGGCCCATGACTATGACCTGTGCGAGCTGCGTGCTCGTGCGGCAGCTGGGACTCTCTTTGTCCACCTCTGTTCGGAGAGCTCGACGGTAAAACACAAGCTGCTGCAGGACTGA